A single window of Puniceicoccus vermicola DNA harbors:
- a CDS encoding efflux RND transporter periplasmic adaptor subunit gives MLISLFRSAFLALGGASLLVSPLLSQSATPVAVAEVNRSSISPSYRFTGSITVRRQALLSPRIPGLVETADLEAGDRVEAGDIVVELDPTLAEIELGLRESDLSLSQAEQAEAQRLVDEANRLGDSGFPRSDRLARETDLEQSKLAVIRAEAEVQAQEERIQRHHVIAPFPGIIARKLTEIGEWVETGTPVVELVGDRDFRLEVRVPQERIREALQTESVEILLPGLPEAEVFGHVEALGPLVEPGTRTFLVRIVVDDPPSILKPGMSAVAVFRPSSDDSVLLLPRDAIIRTEEGETRVWQIRESGESMTVEATVVELGAPRGKNMIVESGIESGARVVVRGNEALRQGQSVRIVDASDSDTHED, from the coding sequence ATGCTGATTTCTCTCTTTCGCTCAGCTTTTCTCGCTCTCGGCGGGGCATCCCTATTGGTTTCTCCCCTCCTTTCTCAATCGGCAACCCCAGTAGCGGTGGCAGAGGTCAACCGATCCAGCATTTCTCCCTCCTATCGATTCACCGGGAGCATCACGGTTCGGCGACAAGCATTGCTTTCTCCCCGCATTCCCGGATTAGTCGAGACTGCCGACCTCGAAGCCGGCGACCGGGTCGAGGCGGGCGATATCGTCGTGGAACTCGACCCAACCCTGGCAGAAATCGAATTGGGACTGCGCGAATCCGATCTGTCGTTGTCGCAAGCCGAGCAGGCAGAGGCCCAACGTTTGGTCGATGAGGCGAATCGTCTGGGAGATTCCGGATTTCCCCGATCCGATCGCCTTGCCCGGGAGACCGACTTGGAACAATCGAAGTTGGCCGTAATTCGGGCGGAGGCCGAGGTGCAAGCGCAGGAGGAACGGATTCAGCGCCATCACGTGATCGCCCCATTTCCGGGCATCATCGCCCGCAAACTAACGGAGATCGGCGAATGGGTGGAAACCGGCACTCCGGTAGTTGAACTCGTCGGGGATAGAGATTTTCGACTCGAGGTGCGAGTGCCACAGGAACGCATCCGCGAAGCTTTGCAAACGGAGTCCGTTGAGATTCTTCTCCCCGGTCTCCCGGAAGCCGAGGTCTTCGGCCATGTGGAGGCACTCGGACCCCTGGTCGAACCGGGAACGCGGACGTTCCTGGTCCGCATCGTCGTCGATGATCCCCCATCAATCCTCAAGCCGGGAATGTCGGCTGTGGCCGTGTTCCGCCCGAGTTCGGACGATTCGGTCCTTCTCCTCCCCCGCGATGCGATCATCCGCACGGAAGAGGGCGAGACCCGTGTCTGGCAGATTCGAGAATCCGGAGAATCCATGACAGTGGAAGCGACAGTGGTCGAGCTCGGGGCTCCCCGAGGAAAGAACATGATCGTCGAATCTGGAATCGAATCGGGTGCCCGAGTCGTTGTCCGTGGCAACGAAGCATTGCGACAAGGGCAGAGCGTCAGAATTGTTGATGCCTCCGATTCCGACACCCATGAAGACTGA
- a CDS encoding nuclear transport factor 2 family protein, protein MNKKLVRACESFSEGNVETMVDFISPEVEWNIVGEKTITGLEDLLQFCEEMAEAGCPEFHNTHTTVSVSQIVVEGSEQKENGVFYCDSYTIAKGKIAEIRSYGIMPQSD, encoded by the coding sequence ATGAACAAGAAACTCGTTCGAGCCTGCGAATCCTTCTCCGAAGGAAATGTTGAAACCATGGTCGATTTTATCTCGCCGGAGGTTGAATGGAACATCGTTGGAGAGAAGACCATCACCGGGCTGGAGGATTTGCTTCAATTTTGCGAGGAAATGGCGGAAGCAGGGTGCCCGGAATTTCACAATACCCATACGACCGTGAGTGTTTCGCAAATCGTGGTGGAGGGATCCGAACAGAAAGAAAATGGGGTTTTCTACTGCGACTCGTACACGATCGCCAAAGGGAAGATTGCCGAGATTCGCTCTTACGGCATCATGCCTCAATCGGATTAG
- a CDS encoding efflux RND transporter permease subunit, with protein MFDWCIKHGVQVAVFTLLICVLGIAAALRIPVQMIPDLEVRTISVVTEWPGATPQDVEQEILIQQEDYLSTVTGVSRMISNASTGEASIELEFPSSVDVNDALIRVINALSQVPSYPENVDEPRVYASSFSENAFMYYGVYDTSGSRTPEEVLQLRDFIDNRVRPRMERVPGVSQVSVSGAPERQIQIRIDLARLSSAGLTLEDVRSALRDRNNDISAGDIDEGKRRYLVRTVGRSEDPTDLAKTVLKREGDAVTTLGDVATIRLGLYEARGRSYQDGRPTIRLSVSREVGSNVIEIKEAMTEAVESINQQVLAPVDLELIKTTDDVRYVEASVANVWRNLIVGAIAATVVLFLFLRSFSATAICVIGIPACTIAAFIGLLAAGRTINVISLAGVAFAIGMTLDNAIVVLESIEKQRRAGHNPLESALRGVREVWSSVLASTMTTVIVFAPVWLIEEEAGQLFSDISIAISASIIASMLVAISVIPTASVHLKKLGVGTKNKNSKGVYRYFTVMVRRLSYSRGWAAGGIGIVAIVSGSILYWLTPPAEYLPEGEEAKIFARVIAPPGYNLETMDALAQEVHDQFLPYLKSNSNPGDRPDESIPEIEWFLVNVSGESLFIIGETVDPARIDDLSEALSDFFKDYPGIRNFNSRGSIISSNDGGSRSVNLDISGPGLAEIYAVAEAAYRRAQEIFEGPEVNSEPSALTLQQPMVEVIPDWEHIAELGFSNEAFGYSVAALTDGAFVDEFILDGERIDVFLSGQGREAESLDELSGMPLYAPVGGVTTVGAVADLVERVDTASIRRLNGDRTVTLNIIPPPDVALETAVNRVQSDLVEALREEGIVPEGVTIDVTGAGDQLQETRESLTGNFLIALILSYLLLTAVFSHWGYPLIILATVPIGIAGGIGGLWILNLAGTGLSWFGFGSIYQPFDMITMLGFLILLGTVVNNPILIVTRTIDALKEGADLSAAIEDATLSRLRPILMSTTTTVVGILPLVLFPGAGTELYRGVGAIVLFGLLFSTVVTLVFLPSLLHLLLTLVQKITGRPAGG; from the coding sequence ATGTTTGACTGGTGCATCAAACACGGCGTACAAGTTGCCGTCTTCACGCTGCTGATCTGCGTTCTCGGGATCGCCGCCGCTTTGCGGATTCCCGTGCAGATGATACCGGATCTCGAGGTGCGCACGATCTCCGTCGTCACTGAGTGGCCGGGAGCGACGCCTCAGGATGTGGAGCAGGAGATCCTGATCCAGCAGGAAGACTATCTGAGCACCGTGACAGGCGTGAGTCGGATGATCTCGAACGCGTCGACCGGAGAAGCCTCGATTGAGTTGGAATTCCCCTCCTCCGTCGATGTCAACGACGCCCTCATACGAGTGATCAACGCGCTGAGCCAAGTTCCCTCCTATCCCGAGAACGTCGACGAACCGAGGGTCTATGCTTCCTCGTTTTCGGAAAATGCCTTCATGTATTACGGAGTTTATGACACCTCGGGCTCAAGAACGCCAGAGGAGGTCCTTCAACTTCGTGATTTTATCGATAATCGCGTTCGCCCCCGCATGGAAAGGGTTCCGGGCGTTTCCCAGGTTTCGGTGAGCGGAGCCCCCGAGCGTCAGATCCAGATCAGGATCGACCTCGCTCGACTTTCCTCGGCGGGTCTGACTTTGGAGGATGTCCGCTCGGCCCTTCGTGACCGGAACAACGACATCTCGGCTGGTGACATTGATGAGGGGAAACGGCGCTACCTGGTGCGAACGGTGGGTCGTTCGGAGGATCCAACCGATCTCGCGAAAACCGTTCTCAAGCGCGAAGGAGACGCCGTCACCACCTTGGGAGATGTCGCTACGATTCGACTGGGTCTCTACGAAGCACGCGGGCGGTCCTATCAGGATGGCCGCCCGACCATCCGACTCAGTGTTTCCCGCGAAGTGGGTTCCAATGTGATCGAGATCAAAGAGGCGATGACCGAGGCGGTAGAGAGTATCAATCAACAAGTCTTGGCCCCTGTAGATCTGGAGTTGATCAAAACGACCGACGATGTCCGATACGTCGAGGCGTCAGTCGCCAACGTCTGGCGAAACCTGATTGTCGGAGCGATCGCGGCAACCGTGGTTCTGTTTCTCTTCCTGCGCTCTTTCTCAGCCACCGCCATCTGCGTCATCGGGATTCCGGCTTGTACCATCGCTGCCTTCATCGGGCTTCTTGCCGCGGGGAGAACCATTAATGTCATTTCACTTGCCGGTGTCGCCTTCGCCATCGGAATGACTCTCGACAATGCGATTGTGGTGCTGGAGTCCATCGAAAAACAGAGGCGTGCCGGGCACAACCCTCTCGAATCTGCCCTCCGGGGAGTGCGGGAGGTATGGAGTTCCGTTCTCGCATCGACGATGACCACCGTGATTGTCTTCGCGCCGGTTTGGCTCATCGAGGAGGAAGCTGGGCAACTTTTCTCCGACATATCCATCGCAATTTCCGCCTCAATCATCGCTTCCATGCTGGTAGCGATCTCAGTGATTCCGACCGCAAGTGTGCATCTAAAGAAATTGGGGGTCGGCACCAAGAACAAGAACTCAAAGGGAGTCTACCGCTACTTTACCGTCATGGTTCGTCGGCTGAGTTACTCGCGAGGCTGGGCAGCCGGAGGAATCGGGATCGTGGCAATCGTCAGCGGCTCGATTCTCTATTGGCTGACTCCCCCTGCGGAGTATCTTCCCGAAGGGGAAGAGGCAAAAATCTTCGCCCGCGTCATCGCTCCACCTGGCTATAATCTGGAGACGATGGATGCCTTGGCTCAAGAGGTCCACGATCAGTTTCTTCCCTATTTGAAATCGAACTCGAATCCCGGCGACCGTCCGGATGAATCGATCCCCGAAATCGAATGGTTCCTTGTCAATGTCAGTGGTGAGTCTCTTTTCATCATTGGAGAGACGGTCGACCCGGCACGGATCGACGATCTGAGTGAGGCCCTATCCGATTTCTTTAAAGATTATCCCGGTATCCGGAATTTCAATTCGCGGGGATCAATCATCAGCAGCAACGACGGTGGATCACGAAGTGTAAATCTCGATATATCCGGTCCCGGATTGGCCGAAATCTACGCGGTCGCGGAAGCAGCCTATCGCAGAGCGCAAGAAATTTTTGAAGGCCCCGAAGTCAATTCGGAGCCCTCTGCCCTTACCCTTCAGCAGCCGATGGTTGAGGTCATTCCGGACTGGGAACACATCGCTGAGTTAGGTTTCTCCAATGAGGCTTTCGGATACTCCGTTGCCGCCCTCACTGATGGAGCGTTCGTCGATGAATTCATCCTCGATGGAGAACGGATCGATGTCTTCCTCTCGGGACAGGGGCGTGAGGCGGAGTCGCTCGATGAACTTAGCGGCATGCCGCTTTACGCTCCGGTCGGTGGAGTCACGACGGTCGGCGCAGTCGCCGATTTGGTTGAACGGGTCGATACCGCCTCGATCCGGCGGCTCAATGGCGATCGCACCGTTACGCTCAACATAATTCCTCCGCCCGATGTTGCACTCGAGACCGCAGTCAATCGCGTTCAGTCAGATCTCGTCGAGGCGCTACGCGAGGAAGGCATTGTGCCGGAAGGAGTCACCATCGACGTCACGGGGGCTGGAGACCAATTGCAGGAAACCCGTGAATCGTTGACCGGGAATTTTCTCATCGCGCTCATCCTTTCCTATCTTTTGCTAACCGCCGTATTCTCTCACTGGGGTTATCCCCTCATCATCCTCGCTACGGTCCCAATCGGGATCGCCGGAGGAATTGGAGGACTCTGGATCCTCAATTTGGCGGGAACTGGCTTGTCCTGGTTCGGATTCGGTTCGATATATCAGCCATTCGACATGATCACCATGCTCGGGTTCCTCATCCTTCTTGGGACCGTAGTGAATAATCCGATTCTTATCGTCACCCGTACCATTGATGCGCTGAAGGAAGGAGCGGATCTTTCCGCCGCCATTGAAGACGCCACCCTCTCGCGTTTGCGTCCAATCCTAATGTCGACGACGACCACGGTGGTCGGGATTCTCCCGTTGGTTCTCTTTCCCGGAGCCGGAACCGAGCTCTATCGGGGTGTAGGCGCAATTGTTCTCTTCGGATTGCTCTTCTCGACCGTGGTCACTCTCGTATTCCTCCCCTCCTTGCTACATCTTCTACTCACTTTGGTCCAGAAGATTACGGGACGGCCCGCTGGCGGATAA
- a CDS encoding ArsR/SmtB family transcription factor: MSRLHHRQTAQLCQALASPPRLHLLNLLAQCPWTVGELASETGGSIASVSAHLKPLRTSGLIESEKVGREVFCQVKAPEVFELLSTASRVAETLDPSLREAGRIADEDPYLYRETDMDRLIRDVRDAQIHLLDFRTEREFHHGHVPGAQSLPFTQLSKNSIDRFDPQRPAVGYCRGPWCAKALESVETLNDFGLPTQRLRLGVLEWRASVGDLTPGDSYPDPSLS; encoded by the coding sequence ATGTCTCGCCTCCATCACCGCCAAACGGCTCAACTTTGTCAGGCTCTGGCCAGCCCGCCCCGTCTTCACCTCCTCAATCTCCTGGCGCAATGCCCTTGGACGGTGGGAGAACTCGCTTCCGAGACAGGCGGATCTATCGCCAGTGTCAGCGCTCACTTGAAGCCACTTCGGACATCAGGGCTGATCGAAAGCGAGAAAGTCGGGAGGGAGGTTTTTTGCCAAGTAAAAGCACCCGAGGTCTTCGAACTCCTCTCAACCGCATCGCGGGTGGCAGAAACTCTCGATCCCTCGCTCCGGGAAGCTGGCCGTATCGCCGATGAGGATCCCTACCTCTATCGCGAGACGGACATGGATCGATTGATTCGGGATGTCCGGGATGCACAAATCCACCTTCTCGATTTTCGAACCGAGAGAGAGTTCCACCATGGGCACGTGCCGGGAGCCCAGTCATTACCGTTTACCCAACTTTCCAAAAATTCCATCGACCGCTTTGACCCGCAAAGGCCGGCTGTCGGATACTGTCGGGGCCCTTGGTGCGCAAAGGCGCTAGAGAGCGTCGAAACCCTCAACGACTTCGGCCTACCGACGCAACGCCTGAGATTGGGCGTCCTGGAATGGCGGGCCAGCGTTGGTGATTTAACTCCGGGAGACTCGTACCCGGATCCTTCCCTTTCCTAA
- a CDS encoding thioredoxin family protein, with the protein MKERIAQPTSKKKRLPLFLLVILPTIAAATWLIADRIQSEHTAANDPDPIAWETGLASAIEKANSEDQRVLVRVSADWCPPCNLMDIKVWPDDEVKAVLRENYIPVELDVDVPENGPILESFGIRGIPTLIVLDANGQELKRAHYLNRSQTIDFLETSES; encoded by the coding sequence ATGAAAGAACGCATCGCTCAACCCACCTCGAAAAAGAAACGGCTTCCTCTGTTTCTTCTCGTCATCCTGCCAACGATTGCCGCTGCCACTTGGCTCATTGCCGATCGTATTCAATCTGAACATACAGCTGCCAACGACCCCGATCCCATTGCCTGGGAAACCGGTCTTGCCAGCGCTATCGAAAAAGCAAACTCCGAAGATCAGCGAGTTCTCGTACGCGTTTCGGCCGATTGGTGCCCACCCTGCAATCTCATGGACATCAAGGTCTGGCCCGACGATGAAGTAAAAGCGGTATTGCGGGAAAATTACATTCCCGTTGAACTCGACGTCGATGTTCCCGAAAACGGCCCGATTCTCGAAAGCTTCGGCATCCGTGGCATCCCCACCCTTATCGTCCTCGACGCCAACGGCCAAGAACTGAAAAGGGCTCACTACCTAAACCGGTCGCAAACCATCGACTTCCTCGAAACTTCGGAGAGCTGA